From the genome of Triticum aestivum cultivar Chinese Spring chromosome 3B, IWGSC CS RefSeq v2.1, whole genome shotgun sequence, one region includes:
- the LOC123066853 gene encoding putative E3 ubiquitin-protein ligase SINA-like 9, producing the protein MGLGGGGGEGILAVAVVPMEAIPMAEPQILAGGKTVGLRADLLDCHNCRLPLKPPIFKCDAEHLVCSSCRGAHAEACGGRAAVHSALADIFAAAATVPCGYERYGCDAGGVVYHEAADHRRACQHAPCCCPDRAGAAGIGGCGFVGSRQDLLDHISGPDHSRPIIVVRYGQPWNLSLPLSRRWHILVGEEDKAVAAAAGADRHRNLFLVSLGERGATTAVSLVCVRADGTAPGAPQFACKLAVESDGCRLTLESPLVCSSSLSGGLPGEVKCLPVPKDFLSGDSVPLSIHIEKLPVAPAPPLGPGVAPACTSPVAATPPPCPAATIPPSRPSSAGSSDNVAVKTVITDQSYKKRKSANPRKL; encoded by the exons atgggcctcggcggcggcggcggagaggggatcCTGGCCGTGGCCGTGGTGCCCATGGAGGCCATCCCCATGGCGGAGCCGCAGATCCTCGCCGGCGGCAAGACCGTCGGCCTGCGGGCGGACCTGCTCGACTGCCACAactgccgcctccccctcaagCCCCCCATATTCAAG TGCGACGCCGAGCACCTGGTCTGCTCCTCCTGCCGCGGCGCCCACGCCGAGGCCTGCGGCGGCCGCGCCGCCGTCCACTCCGCGCTCGCCGACATCTTCGCGGCCGCCGCCACCGTGCCCTGCGGCTACGAGCGCTACGGCTGCGACGCGGGCGGCGTGGTGTACCACGAGGCGGCCGACCACCGGCGCGCGTGCCAGCACGCGCCCTGCTGCTGCCCGGACCGCGCGGGCGCGGCCGGCATCGGGGGCTGCGGCTTCGTCGGCTCCCGCCAGGACCTGCTCGACCACATCTCCGGGCCCGACCACTCGCGCCCCATCATCGTCGTCCGCTACGGCCAGCCCTGGAACCTCAGCCTGCCGCTCTCGCGCCGCTGGCACATCCTCGTCGGTGAGGAGGACAAGGCGGTggccgccgccgcgggcgccgACCGGCACCGCAACCTCTTCCTCGTCTCCCTCGGCGAGCGCGGCGCCACCACGGCCGTGTCGCTGGTGTGCGTCCGGGCGGACGGCACGGCGCCGGGCGCGCCGCAGTTCGCGTGCAAGCTCGCCGTGGAGAGCGACGGCTGCAGGCTGACCCTGGAGTCGCCGCTGGTGTGCAGCAGCTCCCTGTCCGGCGGCCTGCCCGGCGAGGTCAAGTGCCTGCCGGTGCCCAAAGACTTTCTCTCCGGCGACAGTGTGCCCCTCAGCATCCACATCGAGAAGCTCCCGGTTGCCCCCGCTCCTCCTCTAGGACCAGGAGTGGCGCCGGCCTGTACCTCCCCGGTCGCCGCCACGCCTCCTCCTTGCCCGGCGGCCACCATCCCGCCTTCCCGTCCGTCCTCCGCCGGCTCCTCCGACAACGTCGCAGTCAAGACGGTGATCACCGATCAGAGCTACAAGAAACGGAAGTCTGCCAACCCAAGGAAGCTGTAG